A region of Haemorhous mexicanus isolate bHaeMex1 chromosome 24, bHaeMex1.pri, whole genome shotgun sequence DNA encodes the following proteins:
- the CLMP gene encoding CXADR-like membrane protein, giving the protein MSAFSILFLASCSVWLCEAQTEFKRVAEENVTLPCHHRLGLLEQGSLDIEWLLHISETVQKAVITYSGGRVYDDLNEEQKGRVSFTSNFLAGDASLQIISLQSSDAGKYICKVKNAGQYEWARITLKVVEKPSKPKCWLEGEMLEGKELSLQCRSASGTAPISYRWQRLSEQDERAEHLPPNSRVNISNPGQVLLKNLTQVSTGLYRCVATNEAGQESCVLRVTVQHAQNISMIAGAVCGVVVGLSLLLLVVRLTIRRKEKKRYEEEEAPNEIREDAEAPKAHLVKPSSSSSGSRSSRSGSSSTRSTANSASRSQRTLSTEATPHLTPPQYSQRQLDRKEEPKKVDYNQLAKVAVPAVMVPAQSRAFQTV; this is encoded by the exons CTTCCTGCTCTGTTTGGCTCTGCGAGGCTCAGACTGAGTTCAAGAGGGTGGCAGAAGAAAACGtgaccctgccctgccaccaccgcctggggctgctggagcagggcagcctggacATCGAGTGGCTGCTGCACATCTCTGAGACCGTGCAGAAAGCG gtgaTCACCTACTCTGGGGGCCGTGTTTATGATGACCTGAACGAGGAGCAGAAGGGCCGTGTCTCCTTCACCTCCAACTTCCTCGCTGGAGATGCATCCCTGCAAATCATCTCCCTGCAGTCCAGCGATGCAGGGAAATACATCTGCAAGGTCAAGAACGCCGGCCAGTACGAGTGGGCTCGCATCACCCTCAAGGTCGTGG AGAAACCCTCCAAGCCCAAGTGCTGGCTGGAGGGGGAGAtgctggaggggaaggagctgtccctgcagtgccgCTCCGCCTCGGGCACTGCCCCCATCTCCTACCGCTGGCAGCGCCTCAGCGAGCAGGACGAGAGAGCCGAGCACCTCCCGCCCAACTCCAGAGTCA ACATCTCGAACCCCgggcaggtgctgctgaagAACCTGACGCAGGTGAGCACGGGGCTCTACCGGTGCGTGGCCACCAACGAGGCGGGGCAGGAGAGCTGCGTGCTGCGGGTGACAGTGCAGC ATGCCCAAAACATCAGCATGATCGCCGGGGCAGTGTGTGGAGTGGTGGTGgggctctccctcctcctcctggtgGTGAGGCTGACCataaggaggaaagaaaagaagagatacgaggaagaggaggctccCAACGAAATCAG GGAAGATGCCGAGGCACCCAAGGCGCATCTCGTCAaacccagctcctcctcctcgggCTCCCGCAGCTCCCGCTCGGGTTCCTCCTCCACCAGATCCACCGCCAACAGTGCCTCCCGCAGCCAGCGGACTTTGTCCACCGAAGCCACTCCCCACCTGACCCCTCCCCAGTACAGCCAGCGGCAGCTGGACAGGAAGGAAGAACCCAAAAAAGTCGATTACAACCAGCTGGCgaaggtggcagtgccagccgtGATGGTGCCCGCGCAGAGCCGCGCCTTCCAGACCGTCTGA